A window of Drosophila santomea strain STO CAGO 1482 chromosome X, Prin_Dsan_1.1, whole genome shotgun sequence genomic DNA:
GAGGTGAATGGCAGCACGGTGGCTCGCCGCATTTTCCTCGCGTCGGATGATGCTCAGGTTATTGAAGAGGCTCGCAGGAAGTACCCACAGTACCAGATCATTGGTGATCCGGAGGTGGCGCGCATGGCGTCCGTTTCCACACGATACACGGATACGGCCCTGAACGGGATCATTTTGGACATCCACCTGCTCTCCATGTCCGATCATCTGGTGTGCACTTTCTCGTCGCAAGTGTGTCGCGTGGCCTACGAGATAATGCAGACGATGTATCCGGATGCAGCGCATCGGTTCAAGTCGCTGGACGACATATACTACTACGGAGGTCAGAATGCGCACAATCGTCGCGTCGTTATCGCCCACAAGCCACGTACGCACGAGGATCTACAGTTGCGTGTTGGTGACCTAGTCTCAGTGGCTGGTAACCATTGGGATGGCAACTCCAAGGGCAAGAACACACGCACCAATCAGGGCGGCCTATTTCCCTCCTTTAAAGTGGAGGAGAAGGTGGACACCGCCAAGCTGCCTCTCTATGCGGGCATTTAGTTCGCTGCTCACAGCACTCCTTTCTCGGCCATGTTGTTGATTGATCTGTAAATCTTATCTGCCGCATTCCACCTGGAATTTCCATGGTGCAGTTCGCATCGGCTCGTATCAGCATCACCAGAATCTATCGAATGTCCAGAATCTCAAATGAAATCTCGCTCTTTCTGTACTTGTCACTTGTCCATCAATACTTTGTGACTTTTTCTTTCTTGTTCACGTTTACGAACTTTTACGCTCTGATAGCGATTCCAATTctgaatattattttaattctGCATTTGTACAAgtcttttaataaaatgtaagcCGAAAGCCGAAGAAATTATGTTGacaagaatatacataaatatatttatatatatataaataaattatatatagaAGTGCATGTAGTTTCACTAAGCGCAATATAGTCTATCACCTGTAAAATagttgaataaaaaaaaaacaaagaaaacacaaaggacgcaaaacaaaactaaatcTGATAAATTCAAGCGTCaaagtaaaagaaataaatagtaatgttttaaaaagaaacaattgtctattgcttttattttcgatCTGAGCTTGTTGTTAACATTTCGCATTTTGTTGTTCGTTTAAGCCATTAATGCCATTACACCAATTACATTGGCCTGTGGGTTGAAAGGCTTTTCAACctgagaatgagaatgagaatgatACTACCGATCATTCATCAATATTATATATCCAACGAGTATTGAAGGACCAGTTTGTTATGATGGCTTTGCGGCGGTTCAAGAACCCCGTGGCGCCGGTGAAAGTGCAAATTGAAGATGCGTGCCCTCGGGATGATGAGTCAAGTGGCGGTAAACCCGTTGCAGCTCCACTGCGCAAACCCCGCAGGAATTCCAAAACaccaaaacaagaaaattccccacaaaacccaaaaatcaaaaaaataaaaggtgGCAAACCAAAACGGGTGccgaaaaaccgaaaaaaatgAGAAACGTGATAAGCTTCTACAGCGTcgattaaaaaaataataaaaaaaagaataataacaataaacatatatgtgtgtgtgtgcttgtgcataaataaatgaaaggcGTCTCTGTGTGCGTGGGCAATTGTAATTAAGTACTCAATGAACCGCAGGgaagtgaaaataaaaaaaaacgattaCAAAtattcagaaaaaaaaacgaaaagaaaaaagcagCCAAACAGGCAGCTAAACCGGCAGCCGGGTAATCGGAAAAAGGAGCTCCGTTCGTTGGACAAGGTCAAGTCGGTGTCGTCGATGTCGTCGGCAGCTGGAGCGGAGCGGATAAGCCGCCTCATTCCGGGGGCTTTGGCTTTCGGTTTTCGCCTTCTGATAACCGACGCCCCCGGGCTGCGTATAAAACATTGCCATTGGCATCCAAACAGCAGCACTTGCGCACCAGCATCCCAGTTGATAACATCGCTCGATCCAGAGTTCCACCAGAGATTACCAGTGATCCAGTCCAGCCAGTGTATCAAGCAGAATGTCGCACTTTACCTCCGCCGTTGCCGCACTCCTCCTCCTCAGCCTGCTCGTCATCCTTGGCGGCCAAGGTGCCCAGGCGGCCGTTGCCAAAGTCAAGCTGAGCAATTCAGGTGAGCTAGTGCCCACATCCGGCATCCGGCATCCAACGTACTCCCATGCCATGTAATAACCTTATGCTTCATCCGCTTGCAGCGCATCCCGGCAAGTGTGTGCTGGACACGCACACGATCCTGTCGCCGGGACAGACGGGACTGGCGCCGAATCTGCAGTGTGTGAGGGCCGAGTGCCATGCGGATGGCGTGGTGACCTTCAAGACCTGTGATGCAGTTGCTCCGCCGCCCGGCTGCAAGCAGCGCGACTTTGTGAACATCAATCGCGATTTTCCCGAGTGCTGCGAGCGCAAATACAATTGCGAGAAGCACATCTAAAGCTAATTAATTCAATCCTACTAATCCTACAATTGCTCACCTTTGCAATGGTATTGTTTTTAACATCGATcctcgattttttttgtttgttttttttttttatttattgtgtatACTAcaacataacaattaaaatgtaaacgCTTAGcaatacaattaaataatttaatagaaTCATTAACAGAaaatacatatgcatgtacGCTTGCTTGTGTGGGCTTAGTTGGGTTTttggaggatggaggatggtGAGACAAGGTTTGGATCTACCTAGCTACCTATCTCATCTATATCCGATATCCACTATCCAATATCCAATATCCGATTCGGCTCGTTCTGGCGTCGGGTTATATGGTACACCACCACTGGGCATGGTTATGATATATGGCCCGATTCGACGCTACACTACTAACTGATTACACTAGATGGCTGGCGCAAAGGACATAATAATatgaaatacaatttaaaaaaaaaaggtatttaaacaaaatcaCAAGGACGAAGAAGGCAGAGAGGTAATGTTACTAGTTGGCTCTCCGTCCAGAACGAGGCGAATCCGAATGGTTAGATTGCATCCTTTTTGGTGTGTCTCTATCTCTTTCTTccattgcaattgcaatttccTGTTTTTCATAGTAACTTTTGCTAATTCGTTTCTTGGTTGCTTGCTAGCTTGGGTTTCGCTTATTTTTTCTGCTGTTTTGCTGTGAGTGTGGGTGT
This region includes:
- the LOC120455342 gene encoding uncharacterized protein LOC120455342 translates to MSHFTSAVAALLLLSLLVILGGQGAQAAVAKVKLSNSAHPGKCVLDTHTILSPGQTGLAPNLQCVRAECHADGVVTFKTCDAVAPPPGCKQRDFVNINRDFPECCERKYNCEKHI